The Panicum hallii strain FIL2 unplaced genomic scaffold, PHallii_v3.1 scaffold_56, whole genome shotgun sequence genome has a window encoding:
- the LOC112878599 gene encoding uncharacterized protein LOC112878599 has translation MTMHHQVISYVLTRPGRELLFTVVSLDEKYKAKVCIDVIVQRLVMRQLLEFIVCCSADLRRKQTWLPYMHCRSVSFGFSLHFIWDASRQILQGFRRHLQHPNS, from the exons GTAATCAGTTATGTTTTGACAAGGCCTGGAAGGGAGTTGTTGTTTACAGTTGTTTCACTGGACGAAAAGtacaaagctaag GTCTGTATAGATGTTATTGTCCAAAGACTGGTGATGCGACAGCTGCTGGAATTTATAGTTTGCTGTTCAGCAGACTTGAGAAGAAAGCAAACATGGTTACCCTATATGCATTGCCG CTCTGTTTCCTTTGGCTTCTCACTGCATTTCATTTGGGACGCCTCCAGACAAATCTTGCAAGGCTTCAGGCGGCACCTGCAGCATCCTAATTCCTGA